AATGGTTTAACAGTTGCTCAGATGAAAGAAGGAATTTCCAGAGTTCAAGCATTCTACAATAAGTATGGTAGATTGCCTAGTACCGTAAATTACGGAACCAGAAAAATTTCCATCTCAACTTTCCAGGAAAACATTGCAACACAAGGTCTAAAAATAAATACAGTAATTGTGAATGGTTTAACAGTTGCTCAGATGAAAGAAGGAATTTCCAGAGTTCAAGCATTCTACAATAAGTATGGTAGATTGCCTAGTACCGTAAATTACGGAACCAGAAAAATTTCCATCTCAACTTTCCAGGAAAACATTGCAACACAAGGTCTAAAAATAAATGTAACTGTAAAACCTAAACCAGTAATTGATACTAGTTCAGTAGCTGCACTTGCAAAATCGCTTACAGCTGGTTCAACATCCACTTATAGTAGTGCTGTGGCTTTATTTAATTGGGTTAGAAACAACATTAGTTATTCCTTTTATTACAACACCAAATATGGTGCATCAGGAACATTGAAATACAGAACAGGTAACTGTTGTGATTACTCAAATCTTCTGGTTGCACTTGCACGTAATGCAGGAATAACAGCAAGATATGTACATGGAACATGCCAGTTCTCAAGTGGAACATGGTACGGTCATGTATGGACTCAACTATATGTAAATGGCAAATGGTATAATGCTGATGCAATAAGTACCAGAAACTCATTTGGAGTTATTAACAACTGGAACACTGCAACATACAAATTAAACGGATATTACACCACACTGCCATTCTAATTAAATCCATTTTTTATTTTTTTTTATTTTGTAAATTACTCCATCTTATCCTAAGAGATATCTTCCCAATGGATAATATAAGAAATGAGTTTTAATTAATGAACTATTTTAAACATTTAATTTTATTGAGATTAAAAATTGTAAATATGATATTAATATAGTAGTTATCTATGTATTTTAGTTGATATTATGAAATATTTCTTAAAAAAGTTTTTATACATGTATAAACGATTAATAATTTGAATAAGGAGTAAAAATCATATACATTCTTTAATTAATAAATTTGAAATAGAAACATTTTTATATCCAGTAGGATGATGTTTTATCATGATTATTCATGCTAATGTATTGATCACCATAGTGAGTTATGTACTGGCAGTTGTGTCTGCCATGATTGTGGGACTGATACTGAGAATTCCAATTCTCCCTGAAAGACCTATTAGGCATTCATGGACTATCAGTTTAATATTCCCAACAACCATAATTGCACTTGGATTAACAGCCATTCTATTCAAACTTGGATATGAAGGTCTTCTAGTTGCAGTTGTAGTGGGTGTGGTCTCCGCAATCTTTGCTAAATACTTCTTAGAAAGGCTCTTGCCTAAACCTCAAATGGAGGAATCAAATTGAACGAGATCATTGCCATTATAATAGCTGCAGTACTATCCTGGTTAAATTTTGTTTTAATAGACACATGGATGGGACTTCCAGAAAAACCAGGTGTTAAAGGTGCAGATGTTATTGGAAGATCTGTTTTAAAACGGGGTGGAAACCTTGCAGGAGGATTTTTCCAGGGAAACATTGTATGTTCTCCAGATGCATCAGCAGGAACATTACTTTCATCAGCTGCTTGTTACACTATAGGAACTCCTGAAGGTGGTTTAATAGCAGCTTTACTTGTCTATATTGGAAATAGACTCTGCGCAGACCCAGGTTATGCTGGCACCACCGGGGCATTAACAATTACTGCAATAATATTTGCAACATCATACATAGGAATAGGACCTGCAGATTTCATAGTTGGAATGGTATTGGCAATAGTTATAATACAGGGACTCCACCATCCACTGGCATCAAAATTACTCGGAAAGATAGCCAAAAAAATGGGAAGGCATACAACTTTAACCTGAAGGGGATTATATCATGGTTATCAGAAATTTCTATAATAAACTTAATAATTGTAAAACAACAGGTCGATTATCATGTTGACAATGCTGATCCAGATACTAGGTATAATAGTTCTTTTAATGGCTCTGAGAACACTTTTTGCACAGGATAGATCTGCAAGAATGTTGTATTTAAATGCAATGAGCTTTGGAATATCAGGAATAATAGCACTTTATATTCAAACACCCTTTGGTGCTATAATTGCTATAACCTACTTTATTGCTTCGACAATTAGTTCAAATGCCATAGCGTATTCAATTGGAAGAGTAAAGAATGAAATAATATTGGATGAATAATATTCTGGACAAAATTTCATAAAAAAAATTAAAAGATTGTAAATGGTGTAAATAATGTATCCGTTTCTAGACCTCATAAACTTGACAACAGTATCTGCAGGAGTACTTTTAATAGGTGCTGCTGGTATAATAATGCTCAAAAAACCATTGGACAAGGTTATAATGTTCTCACTATTACAGGGCGGTTTTATTGGGATGATAGTATCCGCAAAGTACCTGGATGTTGCAATGGTAGCAGCCATATTCGATCCAATTTCCACTGTTATAATGTTAATTGCAATAACCAAACTTGATGAAATTAGAAAGAATAAAGAAAGAT
This sequence is a window from Methanobacterium sp. SMA-27. Protein-coding genes within it:
- a CDS encoding transglutaminase domain-containing protein; this translates as MLIFFSLALVLNVSASSAASVNQTNMSTNAISSDNLSDNISSSNYAADKAKSTFNTSVKIATTNATKELKINSTMAAGAPVLVNGLTLAQLKDGVSRVQSFFNKNKRLPKYVSFGTRQISIATFQKNIATQGLKINTVIVNGLTVAQMKEGISRVQAFYNKYGRLPSTVNYGTRKISISTFQENIATQGLKINTVIVNGLTVAQMKEGISRVQAFYNKYGRLPSTVNYGTRKISISTFQENIATQGLKINVTVKPKPVIDTSSVAALAKSLTAGSTSTYSSAVALFNWVRNNISYSFYYNTKYGASGTLKYRTGNCCDYSNLLVALARNAGITARYVHGTCQFSSGTWYGHVWTQLYVNGKWYNADAISTRNSFGVINNWNTATYKLNGYYTTLPF
- a CDS encoding DUF2108 domain-containing protein, with protein sequence MYPFLDLINLTTVSAGVLLIGAAGIIMLKKPLDKVIMFSLLQGGFIGMIVSAKYLDVAMVAAIFDPISTVIMLIAITKLDEIRKNKERSQEDGFIA
- a CDS encoding DUF2109 family protein — encoded protein: MLIQILGIIVLLMALRTLFAQDRSARMLYLNAMSFGISGIIALYIQTPFGAIIAITYFIASTISSNAIAYSIGRVKNEIILDE
- a CDS encoding energy-converting hydrogenase A subunit A EhaA; this translates as MIIHANVLITIVSYVLAVVSAMIVGLILRIPILPERPIRHSWTISLIFPTTIIALGLTAILFKLGYEGLLVAVVVGVVSAIFAKYFLERLLPKPQMEESN